From Panthera tigris isolate Pti1 chromosome D3, P.tigris_Pti1_mat1.1, whole genome shotgun sequence, one genomic window encodes:
- the LOC122232711 gene encoding uncharacterized protein LOC122232711, whose translation MRESPDPCLQAVGVCRQTQFPAFRCGPRCTVSNLHNRGRERGPCFPIAWSGCVHLAPQAPQAPLWLAAYPRLRRASRLRQACQVMLNPLRPPPPPPPENCHSWSHPRACWETLILSCCDHKPTSFGGLLVSSMRPIHKVICILLGGISSVVLINSERSPLVGAGTASLGGRLWSCTVSMMRASREKELKDAIQGKHHLRPHYAGLPARGWQPHKRMEGTVHTTAQGKVLGATRTLPSPHAYIPRANKPRQNFLPVTASRPPLSPAAIVP comes from the exons ATGCGTGAGTCACCAGATCCCTGTCTTCAGGCCGTGGGTGTGTGTCGTCAAACTCAGTTCCCGGCTTTCAGATGTGGTCCACGGTGCACAGTGTCCAACCTGCACAACAGGGGCCGCGAGCGGGGGCCCTGCTTCCCCATCGCGTGGAGCGGGTGTGTGCACCTggcaccccaggcaccccaggcaccgCTGTGGCTGGCCGCTTACCCCAGGCTGCGGAGAGCCTCGCGACTCAGGCAGGCCTGTCAGGTTATGTTAAATCCActccgtcctcctcctcctccccctcccgaGAACTGTCATAGCTGGAGCCACCCGCGCGCCTGTTGGGAGACTCTCATTTTGTCGTGTTGCGACCACAAGCCCACATCTTTTGGGGGCCTGCTGGTCTCAAGCATGCGACCAATACACAAGGTGATCTGTATTTTGCTTGGTGGCATTTCTTCGGTGGTGCTGATTAACTCAGAAAGGAGTCCTCTAGTTGGAGCGGGGACGGCATCCCTGGGTGGGCGGCTCTGGTCCTGCACAGTGTCAATGATGAGAGCTTCCAGG GAAAAGGAACTGAAGGATGCCATCCAGGGGAAGCACCACCTGAGACCCCACTATGCAGGCCTTCCCGCACGGGGCTGGCAGCCTCACAAG CGGATGGAAGGTACCGTCCACACGACTGCCCAGGGCAAGGTGCTAGGCGCCACCCGGACCCTTCCCTCACCTCATGCCTACATCCCGCGCGCCAACAAGCCACGTCAGAACTTCCTCCCCGTCACGGCCTCCAGGCCACCACTTTCTCCTGCTGCTATCGTCCCCTAA